From the genome of Thermogutta terrifontis, one region includes:
- a CDS encoding NAD(P)H-hydrate epimerase, giving the protein MDGHRCQRDWLRHVVLPRRWVRELDRRAIEEFGIPGPVLMENAGRGATDVLERLGIHGRVVVCCGKGNNAGDGFVVARHLDLRGFDVLLLLAFPGESLTGDALLNYQIANRAGLPMKVLGMDLSNDELKRCLTEAEWIVDGLLGTGAVGDPRPPFDAIIEAINFARDAGARVFALDLPSGWDCDSGEPGKPCVRADHTVTFAVMKPGFLKPHAAPFVGQVEVVDIGVPRRLVLEVAEQHARGVPSPG; this is encoded by the coding sequence ATGGACGGACATCGCTGCCAGCGCGACTGGTTGCGTCATGTGGTCCTTCCCCGACGGTGGGTCCGGGAGCTCGACCGAAGGGCCATCGAAGAATTTGGAATCCCAGGTCCGGTCCTCATGGAAAATGCCGGCCGGGGGGCCACCGACGTACTGGAACGCCTGGGAATCCATGGCCGCGTCGTCGTTTGCTGTGGGAAGGGTAATAACGCGGGGGACGGATTCGTGGTCGCCCGGCACCTCGATTTGCGAGGGTTCGATGTCCTCCTGTTACTGGCCTTTCCGGGAGAATCTCTTACAGGGGATGCCCTCCTCAATTACCAAATTGCCAACCGTGCCGGATTGCCGATGAAAGTACTGGGGATGGACCTGAGTAACGACGAATTGAAGCGCTGTCTCACGGAGGCCGAGTGGATCGTGGACGGACTGTTGGGCACGGGGGCTGTTGGAGATCCCCGGCCGCCGTTTGACGCCATCATTGAGGCAATCAACTTCGCCAGGGATGCAGGGGCCCGCGTTTTCGCCCTCGATCTTCCCAGTGGCTGGGACTGCGACAGCGGCGAACCAGGAAAGCCATGTGTTCGTGCGGATCATACGGTAACCTTCGCCGTAATGAAACCAGGTTTTCTGAAGCCCCATGCCGCGCCCTTTGTGGGCCAGGTGGAGGTGGTGGACATCGGGGTTCCGCGACGGCTGGTGCTGGAAGTGGCCGAGCAACATGCGCGGGGAGTTCCCAGCCCAGGATGA